CAAGGCATCATCGGTTTTCACCTGTTACGAGTTACTGCGGTGTAAATAAAGTATTTGTACTCGTAATCGCTTAACAGACTTGTCCTTCTTTTTTAAGTGACCGCGGCTTACGACtccttcagaagaaaaaaacactgttgTCGCGTAGTCTAGTCAACTATACTCAGTCCTTCGTCACCTGGCTAGGGACAATTTTAGCTATATAGCCTGATGTCATGAAGACCCAAAAGACGCTCACTACGCGGAAAAAGATCTGATAAGAACAGCGTAATCAATTGAATATCAAGAATGCCTTGCGAAGAAATCTGTGCATGAATCTGGGCTGAGCCATTTATGGTCATTCATCCAGTTGGTCCTCAGCAACAAGGCTCATGACAGTACAGCTGAGGGCGTTGCCAGGATTGTGCCAGTAGATTTCATGTGGTGTATCCAGCGGGGAGCTCTCAAGCCCCACATTGAGAGCGAGTCCCAGATCTGACAATCACTTCTCTTCGTGAGCTGGAAGGAGTCCATGACCATATTTATGATCCATATAGGTGGTGTCACTGGCACTTGCTAGGCAAGAAATGATAGAATTCAATAATCCGCATTTATCATAGGAATAGTATTTGCCTTTTGGTTTCTTTTATTTTGGAAAGCGCTGGGTAAATTCAATGGTGCGAATTGATGGGCCAGTTGTTTTACAGTTCACATCAACTGTGAGCTAGGAATCAACTGGCTCAGAAATAAACGATATCAATACCCACCTAGAGTCCTTTCAGCTGAAAGAGATCCGGATACCTCAAGTATATTAATCGCACATGCAttttcgcagacgattgcattCTTTATAAAGAAATGAAGTCCCACGACGATCAAGTCACATTAAACAATGCAATTGGTCGAATAGCAAAATGGTGTCGAGAGTGGCAGATGACCCTGAATCTCGAGAAATCAGTGTGCATGACAGTATCAAGAAAAAAGAACCCGCTTCTTTTCTGGTATGAAGCCGAAAATGAACCTTTAAGAACAGTCCAAAAATACAAATACCCCGGTGTTGTCATCTCCTCTGACCTGAAATGGGATAAACATGTAGAATATATATCGTCAAAAGCACTTTCCGCTCTCTTTTCTCTTAAGCGATCAATACCGTCTGCCTCTCCCGATACCAAGATACTGGCATACCGTTCCATTGTCCTTCCTGTGCTCGAGTACAGCATCCTGTGTTGGTTTCCGCACACACAGAAATGCATAGATAAGATAGAAAGCGTCCAGCGGAAAGCAGTAGggtttatttttaacaaatatcaaCGTAACGACTCCCCAACTGAACTCTTAAACGAGGTAAATCTCTCCACTATTAGTAACCGTGCCTGAGCCTCGCGCCTTAAATTCATCTTTCTCCTCTTAAACGGGTTTCTAAAAATAGATTCTGATCCCTACTTAGTTGGTTCACCAAAACGCAACGCCAGAACGAAAAATTCACAGCACTTAACAGAGTATAAATTTAATACTGGCACCTTttgttattcattttttccgcaagcGATTAAGGAATAGAATATGTTGTCTGGAAATGTTGTTAACTATGAATCTCTTAGCAGTTTTCTTTGAAACCTCTCATAATTGTTTATTTGAACTTTCTAGTCAGGCATTGCATGGGCTTTTTTTTCGTAAGCAATCTTTTTCCACACCGCGCTTTATATTGTGTTGCTTAATAATGCGCCATGTATTTTGAAACTGTCTCCCATGATTATCCCTTTTACAATGTTATTTCAGTTGTGTGAACCTGCTTTgtgatttttttctctttgtgacgtacctaaaaaagaaaaccaacctgtccacattcctgcaatagcctcGAAAGAGGCCagcagtatgttctaaataaaataaaaaaataaaaatatacaataTACGCTACTTACGGTACATACTATGGAATagaaagaattcaaagcgctacagacgggacaaggtgaaaaaggagacacaacacaccttgtcccgtctgtagcgctttgaattctttctgtcatgaaccaactggcccggctgacTCCCCTCTTGGATACTATGAAATGTTTGTATGGTATGAAATTTTTGTGCACTATGAAATTTATGTTATCCTGAAAACTGACGATACGCAAGCATAAATATTCCGGAGTTATTACCGTTTTTGTGTCACAGAAAGCCGACATAGCAACTTATACCTTTTAGGGAAAACTTAAAAGCTTGAGTCAGCCAGCGTTACAATCCCGCTCTGGTAATACTCGTgtttgggtgagttggttcatCTCTGAAAGGGTatacgtacttgcgcgaagacgggacacaacaaagaaacacacacgacATGTACAAAGCGtacatgtgtgtgtttgtgtgtttctttgttgtgtcccgtcttGTTCGGCGATTGTGGATATACTGCATATTTCCGTccccgccgtgatggctcaggaGCCTTGGTGTACACCTGCTGGGCCAGAATACAGGCGAAATGAAAAAATGttcgtgtgctgtacgatgccaGCACACGTTAATGAAGCCCCAGGCGGTTGATAAAATTCGGAGACGTCCACTACGGCGCTCCTGATAGTACCCGTCCAGTTTCAGAACCTTGCATTCCGCAGTCTGTACCATATCATACTGGTCGGGCCTGAACATCTGCGTCAGCAGCGGAACGCTTGGCGAGCTAGTCGCCTTTATTTTGGTGCTGTAATTGTTTTATGAAGTAATAAATGATGCAGGCTGGTGTCACGAGAGTTTCGGAATGCGTTAAAGAAGGGTTTTGTTCTTCATTTTTGACTGGAATGCAAGGGTCACTTCACGGTGTGACGCAGTCGGCATACGCGGGGCATAAGGTTTAAGAGGCGAGTGACATGCTCTCACTGTGTGGTCCGGGTTGGCATTCACAGTGGAGATGCTCGTGGTTACTTGTGTCGGCTTCCTGTCTGCCATCCAGCTGGCGGCATCCTCTACCCAGAACGCTCCATTGACAAAATGCCCTGGTAAGGTTGCCTGATTATTTCTTGGGTTTCCTGAGAATTCTTGATATTAGAAGTAATGATTAATTCATTTCATAGTGGTAAGTACACGAATGCTTTCATAACGGTAAAACGCCCATGGGCTGCGATGACAGTTTTCGTGACTGAAAACTGCAGTGGTCACCGGCTGGAACCACGAATATTATTCTTTAAGCATTTTAATGTCCTGATGAGGAAATGTGGGTCATCCTGAGAGTGCAGTTGGCTTAAGCAGGGGGAGGGGAGGATCTATGTTGTGGAGTAAAGAGAGCAAAAATTGCTAACAGCCTCATGTCGTTAATCAGCAAATTCTGTCGCATCCTCATTTGCCCAAAGCGTGATTCAAGATTGCTGTTAGGATCTTTTCGACTCATTCCTGTCATACGAAGCCATCATGCAAGGACATCAGCTTATTTTAAGCTTTTTTAATGCGCTCAGGCTtacaaaacaacgaaacaaaacgtaaagCACACAGAGTAATTGGAGCCATGCAGAACTACAGGAAAACGTGGACGTGTTCATCATAGCAATCATTATTTACGTTAATTGGCGTTCCTGGCTTGAGACAGTTTTATGCCGCTTGTCGCAACTGATTTCAAATTGAAGCTTCAACAAGTGGCAGAACGCTACACCACACAATTAGCGAAAAGCGACAGCAAGCATCAACAAGCTAACAGGCACATAGGAAGACACCTTGGCAAAAAGGCGGATACAAATGGGTCTTGCTTGTGTTGCTTGGGTGGTTGCTTGTGTGGATGTGTTTTAACGTGTTGAGGGCGGTGCATAACTACCTTGGTTAGAATTGGTGTATATGCTCTCCACCGAAGATGAATGACGCGAAGGTCCCCCATCGCGTTCTCCAATGCAGCATATGAACCAGGAAAAGCCGAAATATTTACCTGTGGGGGACATTCCTCGGAAGGCGGTTAGAGGAGTCACTGACCCAATCCAGTTATGTTTGGCGGGGCAACTCATTTTATTTTAAGCTAAGTGTTATTGTGGTGAATAAGACACTTTTTATTGGCACACAAGCTAATCGCTACCCAAATCAAGTTTTCGTTTAGAACAATCGCGGTTAGGATGTTTGACGCCATTGGTTGAAAATGGCGGAAGTAACAAATCTTGAGAGTGAATATAAGAAGGAACTTGCCATAAACCTGCATGTCCCAGATTCAGAGAACTGTCTCAGATTAAGAGAGAATAAAGATGGGGCGAAAATTGTGTAAACAGTGGCTAGACTGATGAGGTTTCGACAAGAATGAAGTGCCAATGAAGAGGGAGGCGTTGGTGCCGGCGCCTGTGCAAAGCATGGACGCTTTGGAGTCATGCTACTCTAGAATCACGCTAAGTGGATCTCTATTTTTAAAGTAGTAATTCTAATCGCATTTATTGCGGGTCCCGAAGAAAGATGGCAGAGGAAGTTTTTATAGTGAGTAAAAAGAAAATAACGAAGTCAAGGGCAAGAAAACCGCAGAGGGTACTTGATCTGTACAAGCCATCGCCAACAAGGGCAGAAATTTGAACTACACACAAAAGGAGACCAAAAGCAAGGTTGATATATTACCGTATGTTATCGCAGTCTCCAAGTTGATTCCACGCATTCAGTATGTCCTTTTCTCAATACTGACTTGTGTAGCTATGACAGGCCAATACAGCTGGCATCACTGTTGTTTCTTATAAACAGTCGTTCATTGCGTTCGTATTACTCTCTCAAAGCTTCAATAATTTTTTTGGCCAAAACGCTTTGCAATAACTGAACTCAGTATACCTTCCTGTGTATATTTATGTGTAAAATTTGTACGTTGTACCTAAATTCATACTTACGCAGTTTAGTTAGCACGCTTGAATACAATGATCTAGAAAGAAATTACCGAATGCAAGTTACAAGTAAGTGGACGTGAAATCTTTAGCAGTGCTTTTCTGCCGAAAATTTTTATGCAGCTAAGAATGGCTTGCGTCCCACAacaagcattttatttcatctacgaaactcgttttttttttatttcaatcacCTTTTAGGCACATACGACCCTGCCCTCGATATCACGAGTATCACGATCAAAGATGCAAAGCTCGGTAAGGATGTCCAATTTGATGGAACATTCGTGGTGGACAAAGTCGTTGGTGTCAATCCCGTCATGCAGCTCTCCTTTGCCAAGGCTGACGGCACCAAACTACCCTGCATTCCGATCGTTATGCCATGGTGAGCCCCTGGAGCGTGCTTCCGGTGTATTCTGTTTGTAGGAAGGAGCGAGATTGGGACCTTCTAATGCATTTAAATTCCCCTGCAATTCCAGACCCTGTCGGCGATCTTGTATTCGGCGAATCCTTAAGTTCAGCGCGAAATGTGAGAAACCACTGATTACAGCGCTCTTAAGCATTGCTTCGACGACACAGCTGAGTGCGAGTTGGTCCATGTTCCGACATTCCATTGAAAATTCAAttatttcaattcaattccatttatttacCAGAAAATTCTGGCTGAAAATTCCACTTGCCTCAGTGCCAAATCGACGGGAATTTACTTTAACATTAATTTTTCGTTCATGTGTCGCCAGAGCACAGAACCACCAGTCGTCATAAAATTCTAGGTTTTTCACCATTATGATGCTGTCCTAAACTTTGCCTATTTTTTTCTCTAGCCATTTATTTGATTCCTCAAAGCACATAATACAGTCGCATACATAATTTTACTAAGTAGAATGGGGGAAAGAAAGCCACAGATAGCGGCTTCTTGTATTATGTCTTTAACTCCATTAATTACATCTTTCCTGCTATTTACATATACGTTAATACCTGATGCACATAAAGGCATATTTTTATTGCCGCGCAATCCCAATGAAGCAGAATCACTTATTTAGGCGCtgcaaaaaattaaaaagtgTGAAAGTCGTATTCAAAGTTCATACAGCGTCCAAAGGCAGCTCACACGAATAGCATGTAGTGCAAGTCCAGATTCGCAACTTACTTTTTACCAGAACAAAGGCGCTTAAAATTGCATAAACAACAAGGAAAACACAAACCCTACTCACCCCACacttgcacacacaaaaaaaaactaaccgaTGGTTACCACGCCTGTGTTGCATTGGAAAATTGCCATTCCAATCGAAGAGCATTCGGTGCATTGAATTGCACACCGGCTGCGCAGTAAAAATAATGTTATTCGCAAACAATAGCGATGAGCATCAGTGGAAAAAAATTCAGAACATTTAAGGGACAACAGGCGCCTAAAAGTGTTTGAATTGGGTATTATTAGTGGCTGAGAACTTTCCTGTGCGATAATGTAGGTCCCAAATATTATTTCAGACTACACTACAGCACATTCTCTATCAAATG
The genomic region above belongs to Amblyomma americanum isolate KBUSLIRL-KWMA chromosome 9, ASM5285725v1, whole genome shotgun sequence and contains:
- the LOC144105544 gene encoding uncharacterized protein LOC144105544, whose translation is MLVVTCVGFLSAIQLAASSTQNAPLTKCPGTYDPALDITSITIKDAKLGKDVQFDGTFVVDKVVGVNPVMQLSFAKADGTKLPCIPIVMPCNLKLCNGITRREKVLNADWGNKCPVQPGTYNAHLDFNLPDNLIARLFLGDGKLVCTMNVVDNGRVLSCVSFPLNIDVQ